A window of Nocardia arthritidis genomic DNA:
GCCGTGCGCACACGGCCTGAGCAACCCGAACACCTTCGCCCTATCCGTCCGGCGCTCACCCTTCAGCGGCCGAAGCGGCCACCGGGCCCAACACGCGCCGGAAAGCTAGCACCGGGCCGTCACGAACTCTGGCAGGCCGCCGCCGCAACGGCAAGCCGGACGCGCCGAGCCGGACTCGTACCCGATGAGCACTACCGGACAAAGCCCGACCGCAATCCGCGCCGGACCGCAATCCCCCACGAGGCGCTCGCCTACTCTGCTTTTTTACGCCCCGCGAGACCACGCCAGGCCAGGTCGTCCAGCAGATCCACTGCCTCGGCGACCTCGATGCGGCCGCTGGCTACCCGGTCGGCGATGGCTTCGCCCGCACCGATCACGGCGACCGCGACGATATCGAAATTGGTGCCGGGTTCGGCGTGTTTGGCGCTGGACTCCAGCAGTTTCGCGGTGAGCTCGATGACTCGTTCGCGGGCGTTCTCGATTTCCGAGGCGAAGGCTTGCTGTCCGATCGCCTGCCGGTAGAGCACCTGCCAGGAGCGACGGTTGCTGTCGACGAAGCCGAGAAATCCCTCGAGCGCGGTGCGCACCTGCTCGTGCGGGCTGAGCAGCGGATTCCCCGCGGGCGCCACCGATTCGATGAAACGCAGACCCTCGCGCTGGATGCATGCGCGGAAAAGTTCGTCCTTGGAACCGTAGTAGAGGTAGAGCATCGGCTTGGAGATCTTCGCCTCCGCGGCGATCGCATCCATAGAAGTATCGTGGAACCCCTTGCGCGAGAACACCTCGACGGCGGCGTCGAGCATCTGTTGCTCACGAACCGCTCGAGGAAGTCGCTTCGTTCCGCCCGCCATCACTCTCCTACCGCATGGTGAAGCTCATATATTACTCCAAGGTAAGTTCCGGCACGCTCATTCCGCCTCCCCGCGTCTTCAGGCCAGACTTGTGTGCCGCGAGATTTATGTTGGCGGCCAGCGGTAGATCGCTGGTCGAGTTAGCCCGTCCCCGGTGAGTTACCCATGTTCTTGCGAAAGTCTGATGTTACGTCGAGTCAGATTCCGGTGAGCCGCATCGGCAGAAACAGTTGCTCAGCGGTGGCTCGGCTCAGCACTGCACAGGCGCACCCTTGAACTTCGCCATCCGCAGCACCGACGCATCGACCTGGGACATCGGAAGTTTTCCGGATTGCACCGCCTGTTCCAGCCGATCGAGCACCTTGGATACCGCATCGGTGGTGATCCACAGGGCGTTGTCGGCGCCGGCCTCCAGCGCCGCCTCCACCGCGTCCTCGATCGACATCCGATTGGTGATCGCGGCCATACCGCCGAGATCGTCGGTGAAGATCGGGCCCTGGAACGGTGCGGCGCCGTAACCCGTTCCGTCCCGCAGCAACCGCATGGCCTGCGGGCTGATGCTGGCCGGAACGTCGGGCGTCGTCAGCCCGGGCACGTCGAGGTGGCCGACCATCACACCCGCCCCCGCCCCGACGAGCGCGCGGAACGGCACGAGATCGACCTGTTGCAGCTGATCCAGCGGCGGCGTGCGGACCGCACCCTTGTGGGAATCACCCGAACCTGAGCCGTGCCCCGGGAAATGCTTCATCACCGTGCCGACGCCGACCTCGCGCATGGCGCGGATGTAGGCGTCGGCGTACTTCGTCACGACCGCCGGATCGTCGGAGAAGGAGCGGTCGCCGATCACCGAATCGTCGGGCTGGCTGCTCACGTCGACATCCGGGGCGAAATTCACCGTGACGCCGAGGTCCTTCAACGCGCGACCCCTGGTCAGCGTCGCCTGATAGAACTCGTCGGCGCTCATGGTCTGGGCGGTGACCCGCGCGGACGGTGCGGCGCCGATCAGATCCTTCACCCGGGAGACGCGGCCGCCCTCCTCGTCGATGGTCACGATGAGCGGCGCTTTCGCGGCGGCCTTCACGTCGACGATCTGCTTGTCGGCCAGCAGTGCACGATCGGTCCACCCGCCGACGAAGATGCCGCCGACCTGCTCGGTGCGCACCACCCGCGTCGCGTCGGCGGCGTCGGTAACGCCGACGGTCAACAGCTGCGCCAGCTTCTGGCGAGTGGTGAACTGCGCCAAATAGTCTGCGCCACAAGCCTTTTGCGCAGCAGAGGTGGCAGGCGTCCCGGATTTCGATTCGGCGGTGCGGGTCGGTGAGGGGGCCGCGCCGGTGCCGCCGGAGCAGGAGGTCGCTACGGTGGCCAGCAGTGCGAGCAGGACGAGAGGCGTCTTCCGCATGGAACCACACCGTAATGCGCGGACCGCGTCGCGATGCGCGTGGGTAGGTTCGGTGATCCAATGACCTTGCCCACCAACGGTTTACCCGTCCACCCCGATCCATATTCGTTGGCGGGACATCTGTTTCGCCAACGCCGCGGCACGCTCGGGACCGATCGTGAAATATTAAGTTTCCGCTGGTCATCGGATTCTTTGTCGACGATTTTCCTCGCGCGGCAAGCGAGTACGCGGCACCCGTCCGGGGTACCCTGATTGGGTAGTCATGAGACTCCCACCTGGAGGTCATCGTGCCCTGCGATCTGATGCTCATCGCCTACGACGGATCCGAGAACGCCAAGCGGGCCATCGAATACGCCGGGCGTTTCCTCACCGCGAACAGAGCCGTCGTCCTCACCGCATGGGAGCCGATGGTGCGTCAGGCCGCCCGGCTTTCCGGCATCTCCGGAGTGATGCAGCCGGAATGGGTTCCCGATGAGGAGATCGAGGACATCGCCTACGTCGATGCCAAGGCCATCAACACCGAAGGTGTGCGGCTGGCCAAGCTGGCCGGTCTCAACGCCGAGGCCCGCACCGCCGAATGCACGACGACCATCTGGAACGCCATCGTCGAATGCGCCGACGATCTCGATGTCGACATCATCGTGGCGGGCACCCGCGGCGCCACCGGTATCCGGGCCCTGCTGCACAGCAGCGTCGCCGACGCGGTCCTCAAGCACTGCCACCGCCCGGTGTTGATGGTCCCACCCGGCAAACAACCCGGAAAATCGGAACACTAGGGTTTCCACAGATCCGGGTTCTACACAGGTGAGCTAGCCGACGTGAGAGTTCCGTCGCTAGACCCCAATCCATCGGTTTGCCGGGGTTAGGGTCGGGGCATGTACGGATTTCTGCTCGCCAGGCCCGATGGTGTGCTGCGGGCTTCCGGGACGCGGGGGACCTTCGACGAGGTAGCCGGTGCGGCACGCGCACTGCGCGACGGATCGGCCGAGCTGGTCGTCGGCGCGCTGCCGTTCGATCCCAGGCTGCCCGCCGCGCTGAACATTCCGGCGCACGCCGAGCACACCGCGGGCCCGTGGCGGCCCGCCGCCCTGCCCGAACTGCCCGCGGTGCGGGTGGTCAGCGAGATGCCGAGCCCGGCCGAACACATCGCCCGCGTGACCAAACTCATCGAACAACTCAATGACCCCGCGCTACCGCTGCGCAAGGTGGTCGCGGCGCGATCGGTACTGGCCGAGGCCGCCGACCCGCTCGATCCGGAACTGACTGCCGCACACCTGTTGACAAGACATCCACATGCCAACGTCTTCGCGGTGGATCTTTCCCCATCCGGCCGCCTGGGGACACTGGTCGGCGCCACACCCGAGGTGCTGGTCGAGCGGCGCGGCGCCACCGTCATGCTGCGACCGCTCGCCGGTACGGCGCGGCGGCTGGCCGATCCGGCCGCCGATCTCGCACAGGCACGAGAACTGTTGGCCAGCAACAAGAATCGGGACGAGCACGCCTTCGTCATCGACTGGATCAGGGAACGGCTCGGCCCGGTGTGCCGGGAGCTGAACATTCCGGACGGGCCGGAACTGGTGAGCACCAACGAGGTCTGGCATCTGGCAACGCCGATCACCGGCACGCTGCGCGACCCCGCGGTCAGCGCGCTGGACCTGGCCGTCCTACTGCATCCGACGCCCGCGGTCTGCGGCACGCCGACCGAACTCGCACTCGACACCATCGCGGATATAGAGGAGGAGCGCGGCTTCTACGGCGGGGCCGTCGGCTGGTGCGACGCATACGGCGACGGCGCCTGGGTGGTGGCGATCCGCTGCGCCGAATTGTCCGCAGACGGCCGCTCGGTGCGCGCCTTCGGCGGCGGCGGCATCGTCGCGGCCTCGGATCCGCGGGCCGAACTCGACGAGACCACCGCCAAACTGCGCACCCTGCTCGGCGGACTGCACTGCGCGGTGCCGGAACATTCAGAGTCGGGGATCGAAGACGAGCCGAAAACCGCTCAGCCCGTTGTCGTCCCGGGTCACCCAGAACAGACGCCCCGGTAATTCGTTGACGGGCAGTTCCGCCTGCTGCGCGATATCCGACGCGGGTACCCACACCGGCGTCTCCCGGGTACTCCACGGCGTCTCCAGCTGGGCCTGCTCGCCGAACACCAGGACAACCCGCACCTGAAAACGATCGACAGCCATGTCTGGAGCCTTCCGCGAACCTCGCAGTTCGATGGTGCATCAGCGAACCACCCGGTGGGCACTTCGCGATGAAACCGTGGGCTGAAGGTAGGCCGACCGTAATGCTCCTGCTAGGTTGGCCGGGAATGTGCCTGCCCTCGATGTATTGGAGTGCGCGATGAAGTTTGCCGTCCCCGGTGTTGCCAGCGCGGTCCTCGGCGGCGTGTTGGGCGTGGTCGCGGTGCTGCTGGTCACGATGGCGGTCGAACAGAACACGGTGCCCTCCGTCGACCGCAGCGGCGACAAGGACTCCTCGCTACTCAACAACGTCCAGTACGGCAGCCGCTGAACCGCTGAACTCCGCTCCATCCGACGCAACCGCGCCGCTGGGTCGGCGCTGGTTCGCCGGGACCGTCGCCGCGGCGTTTCTGCTGACCTTTCTGCAGGCCCCCGGCCGCACGGTCGCCGACACCAAATACGACCTCGCGCAAAACCCGCTCGGCTTTCTCGACCGCGCCGCTCACCTGTGGAGTAGCCAGGCCCCCATGGGGCAGGTGCAGAACCAGGCCTACGGCTACTTCTTTCCACACGGCGCCTTCTTCTCCGCCGGACACCTGATCGGCATACCCGCCTGGGTGACGCAGCGAATCTGGTGGGCCCTGCTGCTGCTCGCCGGTTTCTGGGGCATCATCCGGCTCTGCGAACTGCTCGGCATCGGCACCCGCGGCTCGCGCGTCATCGCCGCCATCACCTTCGCACTATCCCCCCGCGTGCTCACCACGCTCGGGTCCATCTCATCGGAGACCCTGCCGATGATGTTGGCGCCGTGGGTATTACTCGCGCCCGCCGCACTCGGAGTCGCGATGCGCGGGCGGCGCTCCGGAACGGGGGCGGACGACATCGGCTCGGCCGATTCCGCGGTCGCGCAGCGGGCCGCACGCTCCATCGACGTGCCGACTGACCGGAGGTGGATCCGAGGGGCGGGGCGCAATCGCTTTGCCAGCGTGCCAGCTGATCGGCGGTGGCTGCGGGGTCTTGCGCGCGGGATGGGTGATGGCGCACGGCGGTTCGGGGGTGCGGAATCGGCGGCGGGCAGCGCGCTGGCGCTGGCGCTTATGGGGTCGGTGAATGCCGTTGCGACGGTGGCTGCGTTTCTGCCCGCGGCGCTGTGGTGGGGGTCGTTCCGGCCCGACCGGCGGTGGCTGCGGTTCACCGCGGCGTGGATTCCGCTGCTGGTGCTGGCGACCTTCTGGTGGGCGGTGCCGCTGCTGCTGCTCGGCAAGGTGAGTCCACCGTTCCTCGATTACATCGAATCCTCCGGTGTGACAACGCAATGGGCGTCGCTGGCGGAGGTACTGCGCGGCACCGACAGTTGGACGCCGTTCGTCTCGCCGGAGCGGATCGCGGGCGCGGTGCTGGTGACCCAGCCCGCGGCCGTGCTCGCGACCGGACTGCTGGCGGCCGCGGGCATGGCCGGACTCGCGATGCGCTCGATGCCGAATCGCGGCAGGCTGGCCCTGATCCTGTGTGTCGGATTGGTCGGCATCTGCGCGGGATACGCCGGACAGCTCGGCGGACCATTCGCCGAATCGGTGCGGATCTTCCTGGATTCCGGTGGCGCGCCGCTGCGCAACGTGCACAAGCTGGAGCCGCTGATCCGAATTCCGTTGGTGCTCGGCCTGGCTCACCTGTTGGCCCGGGTGCCGCTGCCCGCCTCGGTGCCGATGCCGGTGTGGCGCAGCGCCTTCGCCCATCCGGAGCGCAACCGCTCGGTCGCGGTGGCCGGACTGATCCTGACCGCCCTCGCCCTGTCCACCTCGCTGGCCTGGACCGGCAAGCTCGCACCGCGCGGCGCGTACGACCGAGTGCCCGCCTACTGGCAGCAGACCGCGGAT
This region includes:
- a CDS encoding universal stress protein, producing MPCDLMLIAYDGSENAKRAIEYAGRFLTANRAVVLTAWEPMVRQAARLSGISGVMQPEWVPDEEIEDIAYVDAKAINTEGVRLAKLAGLNAEARTAECTTTIWNAIVECADDLDVDIIVAGTRGATGIRALLHSSVADAVLKHCHRPVLMVPPGKQPGKSEH
- a CDS encoding isochorismate synthase, whose protein sequence is MYGFLLARPDGVLRASGTRGTFDEVAGAARALRDGSAELVVGALPFDPRLPAALNIPAHAEHTAGPWRPAALPELPAVRVVSEMPSPAEHIARVTKLIEQLNDPALPLRKVVAARSVLAEAADPLDPELTAAHLLTRHPHANVFAVDLSPSGRLGTLVGATPEVLVERRGATVMLRPLAGTARRLADPAADLAQARELLASNKNRDEHAFVIDWIRERLGPVCRELNIPDGPELVSTNEVWHLATPITGTLRDPAVSALDLAVLLHPTPAVCGTPTELALDTIADIEEERGFYGGAVGWCDAYGDGAWVVAIRCAELSADGRSVRAFGGGGIVAASDPRAELDETTAKLRTLLGGLHCAVPEHSESGIEDEPKTAQPVVVPGHPEQTPR
- a CDS encoding glycoside hydrolase family 3 N-terminal domain-containing protein, translating into MRKTPLVLLALLATVATSCSGGTGAAPSPTRTAESKSGTPATSAAQKACGADYLAQFTTRQKLAQLLTVGVTDAADATRVVRTEQVGGIFVGGWTDRALLADKQIVDVKAAAKAPLIVTIDEEGGRVSRVKDLIGAAPSARVTAQTMSADEFYQATLTRGRALKDLGVTVNFAPDVDVSSQPDDSVIGDRSFSDDPAVVTKYADAYIRAMREVGVGTVMKHFPGHGSGSGDSHKGAVRTPPLDQLQQVDLVPFRALVGAGAGVMVGHLDVPGLTTPDVPASISPQAMRLLRDGTGYGAAPFQGPIFTDDLGGMAAITNRMSIEDAVEAALEAGADNALWITTDAVSKVLDRLEQAVQSGKLPMSQVDASVLRMAKFKGAPVQC
- a CDS encoding DUF2613 domain-containing protein, with translation MKFAVPGVASAVLGGVLGVVAVLLVTMAVEQNTVPSVDRSGDKDSSLLNNVQYGSR
- a CDS encoding TetR/AcrR family transcriptional regulator; this encodes MAGGTKRLPRAVREQQMLDAAVEVFSRKGFHDTSMDAIAAEAKISKPMLYLYYGSKDELFRACIQREGLRFIESVAPAGNPLLSPHEQVRTALEGFLGFVDSNRRSWQVLYRQAIGQQAFASEIENARERVIELTAKLLESSAKHAEPGTNFDIVAVAVIGAGEAIADRVASGRIEVAEAVDLLDDLAWRGLAGRKKAE